The proteins below come from a single Gossypium raimondii isolate GPD5lz chromosome 2, ASM2569854v1, whole genome shotgun sequence genomic window:
- the LOC105789380 gene encoding lysine-specific demethylase JMJ13 isoform X2 — protein sequence MVEGRVCLSKEVRNELELLKRKRLHRIKSETVCGPSGVTNMMSRSGGDALRAPASCGVRLQGNAESFSRSNVASCEKDVFSKRKVDKFYTSDLEWTEKIPECPVYCPTKEEFEDPLVYFQKIAPEASKYGICKIISPLSATVPAGAVLMKEKAGFKFTTRVQPLRLAEWDTDDRVTFFMSGRNYTFRDFEKMANKVFSRRYYSAGCLPATYMEKEFWHEIACGKMESVEYACDVEGSAFSSSPSDLLGTSKWNLKKLSRLPKSTLRLLETAIPGVTDPMLYIGMLFSIFAWHVEDHYLYSINYHHCGASKTWYGVPGHSALRFEKVVKEHVYTNDVLSVDGEDGAFDVLLGKTTLFPPNILLEHDVPVYKAVQNPGEFVITFPRAYHAGFSHGFNCGEAVNFAIGDWFPLGAVACLRYAHLNRVPLLPHEELLCKEAMLLNSSLELEDLDYSPADLASHHSIKASFVKLIRFLHRARWSIMKSRACTSVSLNYHRTVVCTLCKRDCYIAFVNCSCYSHHVCLRHDIKSLDFPCGSHHCLFLRDDVGEMEAAAKKFEQDNAISKAVERQAENGDDMYSYPLSNKFQNDVEDGYFPYCEINVDLKPEIATMTSATGQTVEYGHNSLSHNTGNFRPELTDALSSFAASTLCSFVEQVGSSAKNVQGLANLGNTNDKRFCEEVPENTYESSVLCLSREDRPGTHQHNGHEPVSRSIVDHDSDSSDSEIFRVKRRSFLKVEKRSGNHTMASKSSEHQGLKRLKKLQHEKRSGQSMPSDCSRNDEPNRNTNRASNYKESPENTLKDRYGRSNLPISIKYKKLGNEEAMIRQREHHRNDKLKHEVGKYTREPPPLENGPKRIKVRGPTYVGSESSLD from the exons ATG GTGGAAGGAAGGGTGTGTTTGTCCAAAGAGGTAAGAAATGAGTTAGAGTTATTGAAGCGTAAAAGGCTTCACCGAATAAAATCAGAAACTGTCTGTGGGCCATCTGGTGTCACAAATATGATGTCTAGAAGTGGGGGAGATGCTTTGAGAGCTCCCGCATCATGTGGAGTGAGGTTGCAGGGGAATGCTGAATCGTTTTCTAGGTCAAATGTTGCTTCATGTGAGAAGGATGTCTTTTCAAAGCGCAAGGTTGATAAGTTTTACACTAGTGATCTAGAATGGACTGAGAAAATCCCAGAATGTCCTGTATACTGCCCTACAAAGGAAGAGTTTGAAGATCCTTTGGTTTATTTCCAGAAGATAGCTCCTGAAGCTTCAAAATATG GAATATGCAAAATCATTTCCCCTTTAAGTGCTACCGTTCCTGCTGGAGCTGTATTGATGAAGGAGAAAGCAGGATTCAAGTTCACAACAAGAGTCCAGCCCCTTCGTCTTGCTGAGTGGGATACTGATGACAGGGTCACCTTTTTCATGAGCGGAAG AAATTATACATTTCGTGATTTCGAGAAAATGGCGAACAAGGTGTTTTCTCGTAGATATTATAGTGCTGGTTGTCTTCCTGCAACATACATGGAAAAAGAATTTTGGCATGAAATTGCTTGTGGGAAGATGGAAAGTGTTGAATATGCTTGTGATGTTGAGGGTAGtgccttttcttcttctcccaGTGACCTGCTTGGAACTAGCAAATGGAATTTGAAG AAACTCTCACGGCTGCCAAAGTCCACTTTGCGTCTTCTTGAAACAGCAATTCCG GGAGTAACCGACCCCATGCTTTACATAGGAATGCTATTTAGCATATTTGCTTGGCATGTGGAGGATCATTATTTGTATAG CATTAATTATCATCATTGTGGTGCTTCAAAAACTTGGTATGGTGTACCTGGTCACTCTGCTTTAAGATTTGAGAAGGTTGTCAAGGAACATGTGTACACTAATGATGTCCTATCCGTGGATGGTGAAGATGGAGCTTTTGATGTGCTTTTGGGTAAAACAACATTATTTCCTCCAAATATCTTGTTGGAACATGATGTCCCTGTCTACAAGGCTGTTCAGAACCCTGGGGAGTTTGTAATTACCTTTCCAAGAGCATATCATGCTGGGTTCAGTCATG GGTTCAACTGCGGTGAGGCTGTGAATTTTGCTATCGGTGATTGGTTTCCTTTGGGTGCTGTGGCATGCTTGCGTTATGCACATCTCAACAGGGTGCCTCTCCTTCCTCACGAGGAACTTTTGTGCAAAGAAGCTATGCTTCTCAATTCAAGTTTAGAACTGGAAGATTTGGATTATTCGCCAGCAGATTTGGCCTCTCATCATTCCATTAAGGCTTCATTTGTAAAGCTGATACGTTTCTTGCATCGGGCCCGTTGGTCCATTATGAAATCAAGGGCATGCACCAGTGTATCTCTAAATTATCATAGAACTGTCGTCTGCACTTTATGCAAACGTGACTGTTACATTGCTTTTGTTAACTGCAGCTGTTACTCTCATCATGTTTGCCTGCGACATG ATATTAAGTCACTTGACTTCCCCTGTGGGAGTCATCATTGCCTTTTCTTGAGGGATGATGTTGGAGAGATGGAAGCTGCTGCCAAGAAGTTTGAGCAAGACAATGCCATATCAAAAGCAGTTGAGCGACAAGCTGAAAATGGTGATGACATGTATTCATATCCACTATCAAATAAGTTCCAGAATGATGTAGAGGATGGATACTTTCCATACTGTGAGATAAATGTTGATTTGAAACCTGAGATTGCTACAATGACTTCAGCTACGGGTCAAACTGTTGAATATGGACATAATTCATTGAGCCATAACACTGGAAATTTTCGACCTGAACTGACAGATGCTTTATCTTCTTTTGCCGCATCAACTCTCTGTTCTTTTGTGGAGCAAGTTGGATCCTCAGCAAAAAAT GTTCAGGGGCTAGCTAACCTCGGAAACACTAATGATAAAAGGTTCTGTGAAGAAGTCCCAGAAAACACATATGAATCGTCTGTATTGTGTTTGTCACGTGAAGATCGTCCAGGTACCCATCAGCATAATGGTCATGAACCAGTGAGTAGGTCTATAGTCGACCATGACAGTGATAGTTCTGATTCAGAGATATTTAGGGTTAAACGGCGTTCTTTTTTGAAGGTTGAGAAAAGAAGTGGCAACCACACCATGGCATCAAAGAGCTCTGAACACCAG GGGCTCAAGCGATTAAAGAAACTCCAACATGAAAAAAGAAGTGGGCAATCAATGCCATCTGATTGCTCTAGAAACGATGAACCAAATCGTAACACCAATCGTGCTTCTAATTATAAAGAATCCCCAGAGAACACTTTGAAGGACAGATATGGAAGAAGCAACCTTCCCATTTCCATCAAGTACAAGAAATTGGGAAATGAGGAAGCAATGATTAGGCAACGAGAGCACCATAGAAACGACAAGTTGAAGCACGAGGTGGGAAAGTACACGAGGGAACCTCCTCCCTTAGAGAATGGTCCGAAACGGATTAAAGTAAGGGGGCCAACTTATGTAGGTTCAGAAAGCAGTCTGGATTGA